The region GCCGAGGCCGACGATCGTCACCGTCGAGCCCTGCAACTCGTGGGCCTTGTAGTGGCGCCACTCGCGGCGCCGTTGGCGGCGCGCGCCCACGTGAAACCGCCTGGCGAAGGAGAGGATCGAGCCGAGGACGTGCTCGCCGATGTTCGGGCCGTGGACGCCGGAGGCGTTGGTCACCGCGACGCCGCGCTCCTCGAGTCGATCGAGGGGGAGGTGGCCGGTACCCGCGTACGCACACGCGAAAACGTCGAGGCTCTCGGCGGCGTCGAGGAGGTCGTCCTCGAGGGTCATGCCGGTAACAAAGTGCGCGTCCCGAATCGCCTCGCGCTCCGCGGCGGGCGTTCGCGCGAGCTCGACGGTGCGATCGGGCAATCGATCGCGGATCGCGTCGGCGTACTGTTCGATCGGAATGCCGTGAGTCCCTTTTCGAAGCACCAGAACGTCGGACGATGCGGCCATACCGCTGTCGATGCGTGCGAGATACATCAATCAACACGATCGATGATCGGTCGGCAGTGTGCGAAACGAATACGACGACTACGGCACTCGCCGGCCGTCACCGTCGCCGGTCGATCCGTGACGTCCCGTCGGCCGGCTCGACCGCCCCCTGAACGCCCCCGATCGGTCGCGCGAGTCGCGCTTCGCGGCGACTACGGCGTCTCCGTTGCCGATCGGGCCGCAACGCGACCGCCGAATGTTTCAAGCGATTTAATACGGACGGATGAGACTCCTACGGAATATGGAACGCGTAGACGTCGCGATCGTCGGCGGCGGCCCCGCCGGTGCGTCCGCGGCGGAGCAAGCCGCCGCCCACGGCGCAGAGACGGTACTCTTCGAACAGGGGGTGCCGCGAGAGGATCGCGAGGGGCTGGGGCCGGACTCGACCGACGCCGCCGGGATGCTCGACTATTGGATCGACATTATGGGGTTCGACTATCGGGAAATTCCCGACGACATCATCCTGCAGGAACTCGAGAGCACGAAGTTCATCGGCCCGAACAGCACCGTCGAACTCGGGACGACGGGGATGGAGGCTAGCTATCCGAAGTTCGGCTACACCTTCCACCGCGCGCGGATGGACGACTGGCTCTACGAGCGCGCCACCGACGCCGGCGCGGACCTCCGCGTCGGGACCGGGGTCGCGGATCTCGAGACGGACCTCCGCGCGTCCGGTCCGAAGGGACCGACCCACACGCTGACGCTCTCGAACGGCGACGAACTCGAGGCCCAATACGTCGTCCTCGCGGACGGCCCGCAGCGCCGGATCACGCTGGAGGCGCTCGACCAGTTCACGCCGCCTGGCCGGAGCGTCTCGGACTACCTCTCGCCGCCGGAAGCGAACCACATCGCCTATCAGGAGTACCGGGAGTTCCCCGAGGAACTGTTCGAGGAGTTCGAAGACCGGCTCAAGTTCTGGTGGGGATACATGCCCGGCGAGACGGCCTACCCCTGGGTCTTCCCGAACGACGGCACCGTGGCCCGCGTCGGGCTGACGATGCCGATCGGGATGGAACTCGAGGACGTCGACGATCCCGCCTCCTACAAGCTCCTGCGGCCCGACGACGACCAGATCCCCTCGGGCGCGGAGTACATCCGACGACTCTTAGAACAGGAGTACGGCGACGAGTACGACATCGAGGAAGACATCCCCCGCGTCGAAGACCGCGGGAAGTCGAAAGGGACCGAGACGTACCCAATCTCCTCGACGCGACCGATCGACTCGCCGGTCGGCGCCAACATCGCCGTCGCCGGCGGTGCGATGGGGACCACTTCCGCCTTCCACGAGGGCGGCTACCACGTCGCCGTCCGCACCGGGAAAATCGCCGGCCGCCTGGCCGGGACGGACTCGCTCGAGAACTACAACGATCTCTGGAAGCGCGCGATCGGCGACGAGATCCTCCGCAACGTCGCCTTCGCCGATATCGTCGAGGACTACGGTCCCGACGACTGGGACTGGGCGTTCGACACGGTCACCGACATGCAGGGGACCAGTACAGATAACGTCCTGATCTCCAAGAAGTACTCCGCGGGCCTCGACGCCGCGAAGATCCTCGCGACGTACAAGCGCCGGAAGTTCACGTACCGCGACGGCGGCTACGTCCAACTCTCGGAAGACGACTACTTCTACTGACCGCGACGCCGGCCGTCGGCATCTCGCCGACGGCGCCGGTACCGGTGCCGTACTCGGCGCCGTAATCGACGCGTAATTGTCCGTGCGCGGCGATCCTTTTTCGGGCTCGACGTGGAAGAACGGGTATGGGCTCTGGCTCGAACGCGGATCCCCCCGACGAGCGCGACCACCAGGTCGAACCCGACGGCGCAGGCCACGGTCACGGTCCCGACCACGGCCGCGGCGTCCCCGATGACCAGGCGCCCGAGGAGTACGGCGACCACCGCGGTCGCGGGGACCACGACGAGGACGAGCACGAACACCGGAGCCGCTGGCCGCTCGTCGCCGCCGTCGGCGCCGGCGGGCTCTACATCGGCGTCGCAATCGCCATCCTCGGCAACG is a window of Natrinema salifodinae DNA encoding:
- a CDS encoding NAD(P)/FAD-dependent oxidoreductase, whose amino-acid sequence is MERVDVAIVGGGPAGASAAEQAAAHGAETVLFEQGVPREDREGLGPDSTDAAGMLDYWIDIMGFDYREIPDDIILQELESTKFIGPNSTVELGTTGMEASYPKFGYTFHRARMDDWLYERATDAGADLRVGTGVADLETDLRASGPKGPTHTLTLSNGDELEAQYVVLADGPQRRITLEALDQFTPPGRSVSDYLSPPEANHIAYQEYREFPEELFEEFEDRLKFWWGYMPGETAYPWVFPNDGTVARVGLTMPIGMELEDVDDPASYKLLRPDDDQIPSGAEYIRRLLEQEYGDEYDIEEDIPRVEDRGKSKGTETYPISSTRPIDSPVGANIAVAGGAMGTTSAFHEGGYHVAVRTGKIAGRLAGTDSLENYNDLWKRAIGDEILRNVAFADIVEDYGPDDWDWAFDTVTDMQGTSTDNVLISKKYSAGLDAAKILATYKRRKFTYRDGGYVQLSEDDYFY